One Aliidongia dinghuensis DNA window includes the following coding sequences:
- the hflC gene encoding protease modulator HflC: MNRALFVGGIVAAAVLLLLAFNALFIVDQTSQALVIQFGRPVREIRQPGLYAKVPLLQNVVFYDRRLLDYEPPAEEVIAADQKRLVVDSYARYRIINPLQFYQSVGSESVMQLRLGATISGTLRRVLGNVLLNALLSPERSQIMANIRDQVADQARSFGIEVVDVRIRRADLPQENSQAIYARMQSERQREANEYRAQGAEQAQGIRARAERDRTVILAEADKQSQILRGQGDAESIKIYADAFGKDPEFFTFYRSLEAYRTAIGPDTTMVLSPTSEFFQYFGQHKAAKP, encoded by the coding sequence ATGAACCGCGCCCTTTTCGTCGGCGGGATCGTCGCGGCCGCGGTCTTGCTTCTCCTCGCTTTCAATGCCCTCTTCATCGTCGACCAGACGTCGCAGGCGCTCGTCATCCAGTTCGGCCGGCCGGTGCGCGAGATCCGGCAGCCGGGCCTCTACGCCAAGGTGCCGCTGCTGCAGAACGTCGTGTTCTATGATCGACGGCTGCTGGACTATGAGCCGCCGGCCGAGGAGGTGATTGCGGCCGACCAGAAGCGGCTCGTGGTCGACAGCTACGCGCGCTACCGCATCATCAACCCGCTGCAGTTCTACCAGTCGGTCGGTAGCGAGTCGGTCATGCAATTGCGCCTGGGCGCCACCATCTCCGGCACGCTCCGCCGGGTGCTGGGCAACGTGCTGCTGAACGCGTTGCTCTCGCCGGAGCGGTCCCAGATCATGGCCAACATCCGTGACCAGGTCGCGGACCAGGCAAGGTCCTTCGGCATCGAGGTCGTCGACGTACGCATCCGCCGCGCTGACCTGCCGCAGGAAAACAGCCAGGCGATCTATGCCCGGATGCAGTCGGAGCGGCAGCGCGAGGCGAACGAATATCGCGCCCAGGGCGCCGAGCAGGCCCAGGGCATCCGCGCGCGCGCCGAGCGCGACCGGACCGTCATCCTGGCCGAGGCCGACAAGCAGTCGCAGATCCTGCGCGGCCAGGGCGATGCCGAGAGCATCAAGATCTATGCCGACGCGTTCGGCAAGGACCCGGAGTTCTTCACCTTCTACCGCAGCCTCGAGGCCTATCGCACCGCGATCGGCCCCGACACGACCATGGTGCTCTCGCCGACCAGCGAGTTCTTCCAGTATTTCGGTCAGCACAAGGCGGCAAAGCCTTGA
- a CDS encoding DUF2065 domain-containing protein, with protein sequence MGGLGGLSEGLRDLWTALALVLVIEGALYALFPQPMKRALLSVVSQPEGLLRVAGLVAACLGVAWVWFLRHH encoded by the coding sequence ATGGGCGGGCTCGGCGGACTGAGCGAGGGGCTGCGCGATCTCTGGACCGCGCTCGCCCTGGTGCTGGTGATCGAGGGCGCGCTCTATGCCCTGTTCCCGCAGCCGATGAAGCGCGCGTTGCTCTCGGTCGTGAGCCAACCGGAAGGCCTGCTCCGGGTCGCGGGGCTGGTCGCGGCCTGCCTGGGCGTCGCCTGGGTCTGGTTCCTGCGGCATCATTGA